One segment of Castanea sativa cultivar Marrone di Chiusa Pesio chromosome 3, ASM4071231v1 DNA contains the following:
- the LOC142629443 gene encoding F-box protein PP2-B15-like yields the protein MSNSMGGFIDMLPEDCLSTILSFTSPTDTFRSSMVSSTFHSAAESDVVWETFLPADYKDVLSMVVTPLAFTTKKELFLCLCNPVLIDGGRKSFKLEKLSGKISYMLSARELSISSQNDPMQWTWKSIPQSRFSEVAELRATSWLEIHGKIKTQILSPNTTYGAYLIMKISNRAYGLDSIPSEMSIEVGNKVYNGMTYLRHEDGKKQQMECLFYRNRTEVLRKRVVEGIERIPSEREDGWMEIELGEFFSGESYEEVKMSFMEVKGYQSKGGLILEGIEIRPKNDE from the exons ATGTCAAATTCAATGGGAGGATTCATTGACATGTTGCCAGAAGATTGTCTATCTACAATTCTATCCTTCACCTCTCCAACAGACACATTCAGATCTTCAATGGTGTCATCTACTTTTCATTCGGCGGCGGAGTCCGACGTTGTTTGGGAGACGTTCTTGCCGGCTGATTATAAGGATGTTTTGTCAATGGTAGTCACTCCTTTGGCATTTACAACAAAGAAGGAGCTCTTTCTTTGTCTGTGCAATCCAGTTCTCATAGATGGTGGTAGAAAG AGCTTCAAGTTGGAGAAATTGTCAGGAAAAATATCGTATATGCTGTCAGCAAGAGAACTTTCTATATCATCTCAAAATGATCCAATGCAATGGACCTGGAAATCAATACCTCAATCAAG GTTCTCGGAAGTGGCTGAGCTTAGAGCAACATCTTGGTTAGAAATTCATGgcaaaatcaaaactcaaattctGTCACCTAACACAACATATGGCGCTTATCTTATAATGAAAATTTCTAATCGTGCATATGGGCTCGATTCAATACCGTCTGAAATGTCAATTGAGGTGGGCAATAAAGTATATAATGGCATGACTTATCTTCGTCATGAAGATGGCAAGAAGCAACAAATGGAGTGCTTATTTTATAGGAACCGCACAGAAGTGTTGAGAAAGAGAGTGGTAGAGGGCATTGAACGAATCCCAAGTGAAAGAGAGGATGGGTGGATGGAGATTGAGTTGGGAGAGTTCTTTAGTGGTGAAAGTTATGAGGAGGTGAAGATGAGTTTTATGGAGGTTAAGGGTTATCAATCAAAAGGAGGACTCATCCTTGAAGGAATTGAAATAAGGCCTAAAAACGATGAATGA
- the LOC142629925 gene encoding F-box protein PP2-B15-like, whose product MEGFIDMLPEECVSTILSFTCPTDTFRSSMVSSTFHSAAESDVVWERFLPNDYKDIASRLVTPLAFTTKKDLFLCLCNSVLIDGGRKSFKLEKLSGKISYMLSARELSITWSNDPMQWSWKSIPQSRFREVAELRTTCWLEIRGKISTQILSPMTTYGVYLIMKISNRAYGLDSIPSEMLVEVGNKVCNGMTYLRHEDGKKQQMACLLYRNRTEVLKKRVIEGTERILSEREDGWMEIELGEFFSGEAYEEVKMSLMEVKGYQLKGGLIIEGIEVRPIDS is encoded by the exons ATGGAAGGATTCATTGACATGTTGCCAGAAGAGTGTGTATCCACAATTCTGTCATTCACCTGTCCAACAGACACATTCCGATCTTCAATGGTGTCATCCACCTTTCATTCAGCGGCGGAGTCCGACGTTGTTTGGGAGAGATTCTTGCCGAATGATTATAAGGATATTGCGTCAAGGTTGGTCACTCCTTTGGCATTTACTACAAAGAAGGacctttttctttgtctctgcAATTCAGTTCTCATAGATGGCGGTAGAAAG AGCTTCAAGCTAGAGAAATTGTCTGGCAAAATATCATATATGCTATCAGCAAGAGAACTTTCTATAACATGGAGCAATGATCCAATGCAATGGAGTTGGAAATCAATACCTCAATCAAG GTTCCGAGAAGTGGCTGAGCTTAGAACAACATGTTGGTTAGAAATTCGTGGCAAAATCAGTACTCAAATTTTATCACCAATGACAACATATGGTGTTTATCTTATAATGAAAATTTCTAACCGTGCATATGGGCTCGATTCAATACCATCTGAAATGTTAGTTGAGGTGGGCAATAAAGTATGTAATGGCATGACTTATCTTCGTCATGAAGATGGCAAGAAGCAACAAATGGCGTGCTTACTTTATAGGAACCGCACAGAAGTGTTGAAAAAGAGAGTGATAGAGGGCACTGAACGAATCCTAAGTGAAAGAGAGGATGGGTGGATGGAGATTGAGCTAGGAGAATTCTTTAGTGGTGAAGCTTATGAGGAGGTGAAGATGAGTTTGATGGAGGTTAAGGGTTATCAATTAAAAGGAGGTCTCATCATTGAAGGAATTGAAGTAAGGCCTATAGATTCATGA